In Apium graveolens cultivar Ventura chromosome 10, ASM990537v1, whole genome shotgun sequence, the following are encoded in one genomic region:
- the LOC141689249 gene encoding two-component response regulator ARR9-like isoform X1 encodes MEIWLIVLSSHHSHTVCSLYNKSITPFSPEGMEKERAEQYQGRVTSYVIISCIVAAVSGLIFGYDSGISVTTVDSGSKALEFLGLHEDDEQISPNKAFTSPINQQEMAVNLIITGYFMPRMTGYDLLKKIK; translated from the exons ATGGAGATTTG GTTGATTGTCTTATCAAGCCATCACTCTCATACTGTTTGTAGTTTGTACAACAAATCCATTACACCATTTAGTCCGGAAGGAATGGAGAAAGAAAGAGCTGAACAATACCAAGGGAGAGTCACATCATATGTTATCATTTCTTGCATTGTTGCTGCTGTTAGTGGTTTAATTTTCGGCTATGATAGTGGTATTTCAG TTACAACAGTTGATTCTGGTAGTAAAGCTTTAGAATTTCTTGGATTGCATGAAGATGATGAACAAATCAGTCCCAACAAAGCATTTACATCTCCAATAAATCAACAG GAAATGGCAGTGAATCTTATTATAACAGGCTACTTTATGCCTCGAATGACAGGCTATGATCTGCTCAAGAAAATAAAATAG
- the LOC141689249 gene encoding two-component response regulator ARR9-like isoform X2, with translation MEICLYNKSITPFSPEGMEKERAEQYQGRVTSYVIISCIVAAVSGLIFGYDSGISVTTVDSGSKALEFLGLHEDDEQISPNKAFTSPINQQEMAVNLIITGYFMPRMTGYDLLKKIK, from the exons ATGGAGATTTG TTTGTACAACAAATCCATTACACCATTTAGTCCGGAAGGAATGGAGAAAGAAAGAGCTGAACAATACCAAGGGAGAGTCACATCATATGTTATCATTTCTTGCATTGTTGCTGCTGTTAGTGGTTTAATTTTCGGCTATGATAGTGGTATTTCAG TTACAACAGTTGATTCTGGTAGTAAAGCTTTAGAATTTCTTGGATTGCATGAAGATGATGAACAAATCAGTCCCAACAAAGCATTTACATCTCCAATAAATCAACAG GAAATGGCAGTGAATCTTATTATAACAGGCTACTTTATGCCTCGAATGACAGGCTATGATCTGCTCAAGAAAATAAAATAG